One part of the Humulus lupulus chromosome 9, drHumLupu1.1, whole genome shotgun sequence genome encodes these proteins:
- the LOC133799510 gene encoding uncharacterized mitochondrial protein AtMg00810-like has product MNGYRRGIVDKTLFVKNVHSDIAIAQIYVDDIEMSMFGLEFAKQAKTPIGTTAKLTNDENGVRVNPTLYRSMIGSFLYLTASRPDISYGVGVCAHDADWAGSANDRKITSAGCFYLGNNSVSWHNKKQNSTSLSTVEAEYIAAESCYTQLLWMK; this is encoded by the exons ATGAATGGTTATAGAAGAGGCATAGTTGATAAAACTCTTTTCGTTAAAAATGTTCATTCTGACATTGCTATTGCTCAAATTTATGTCGATGAtattgaaatgagcatg TTTGGTCTGGAGTTTGCCAAACAAGCCAAAACACCAATTGGGACTACGGCCAAACTGACAAATGATGAAAATGGTGTAAGGGTAAATCCAACACTATATAGAAGTATGATTGGAAGTTTTCTGTATCTCACAGCTAGTCGACCTGACATAAGCTACGGTGTTGGGGTATGTGCTCA tgatgctgattgggcaggcagTGCAAATGATAGGAAAATCACAAGTGCTGGATGCTTCTATCTAGGGAACAATTCGGTTTCTTGGCATAAcaagaaacaaaattcaacaTCCTTGTCAACTGtcgaggctgagtacatagctgcagaAAGTTGTTATACTCAATTGTTGTGGATGAAATAA